The Pseudomonadota bacterium genome has a window encoding:
- the miaB gene encoding tRNA (N6-isopentenyl adenosine(37)-C2)-methylthiotransferase MiaB, whose translation MKLYIKTYGCQMNEYDSARMADVLRESHGCEVTSEPSEADIVLFNTCSIREKAQEKVFSELGRWKPLKVAKPDMILGVGGCVASQEGDAILRRAPYVDLVFGPQTVHRLPDLIAERRRQARPQVDISFPEIEKFDRLPEPRADGPTAFVSIMEGCSKYCSFCVVPYTRGEEISRPFDEVLAEVAELAAQGVREVTLLGQNVNAYRGPADGRVVDLGELIYYVAGIDGIGRVRFTTSHPVEFSSSLIEAYALVPELPDYLHLPVQSGSDRILSAMKRGYTSLEFKHKVSRLREVRPNISLSSDFIVGFPGETDRDFQATMDLVASVGFDQSFSFVYSARPGTPASGLPDDMPQSVKKERLALLQARLNQQALAISEAMVGTRQRVLVERQSRKSEQQLTGRTENMRWVNFDAPQYLIGEFVDVVITEALPNSLRGRLATERAPEIASVAALERS comes from the coding sequence GATTCCGCGCGCATGGCGGACGTGCTGCGGGAGTCTCACGGTTGCGAGGTCACCTCCGAGCCTTCGGAGGCCGATATCGTCCTGTTCAACACCTGCTCGATCCGAGAGAAAGCCCAGGAGAAGGTGTTCTCTGAGCTGGGGCGCTGGAAACCCCTGAAGGTGGCCAAGCCGGACATGATCCTCGGCGTGGGCGGGTGTGTGGCCAGCCAGGAGGGGGATGCAATTCTGCGCCGGGCGCCTTACGTCGACCTGGTGTTTGGCCCTCAGACGGTTCATCGCCTACCTGACTTGATCGCCGAGCGTCGCCGCCAGGCACGCCCGCAGGTGGATATCTCCTTCCCGGAGATCGAGAAGTTCGATCGCTTGCCCGAACCGCGGGCCGACGGCCCGACTGCGTTCGTCTCCATCATGGAAGGCTGCAGCAAGTACTGCAGCTTCTGCGTCGTGCCCTACACGCGCGGTGAGGAGATCTCGCGTCCGTTCGACGAGGTGCTGGCGGAAGTGGCCGAACTCGCGGCGCAGGGTGTACGCGAAGTTACCTTGCTAGGGCAAAACGTCAATGCCTACCGAGGGCCTGCCGACGGTCGCGTCGTCGATCTGGGCGAGCTGATCTACTATGTCGCCGGTATCGACGGGATCGGCCGGGTGCGCTTCACCACCTCCCATCCGGTGGAGTTCTCCAGCAGTCTCATCGAGGCGTACGCCTTGGTTCCCGAACTACCGGACTACCTGCACCTGCCGGTGCAGAGCGGTTCCGATCGCATCCTGTCGGCGATGAAGCGCGGCTACACGTCCCTGGAGTTCAAGCACAAGGTCTCCCGCCTCCGCGAAGTACGCCCAAACATCAGCCTATCCTCTGACTTCATCGTCGGATTTCCCGGCGAGACGGATCGTGACTTCCAGGCCACAATGGATCTGGTTGCAAGCGTCGGTTTCGACCAGTCTTTTAGTTTCGTGTACAGCGCGCGACCCGGTACTCCTGCTTCGGGACTGCCGGACGACATGCCCCAATCCGTCAAGAAAGAGCGGCTGGCGTTACTCCAGGCCCGCCTCAATCAGCAGGCGTTGGCGATCAGTGAGGCGATGGTGGGCACTCGACAGCGAGTGCTGGTCGAGCGCCAGTCCCGCAAGAGCGAGCAGCAGCTGACTGGGCGCACAGAGAACATGCGCTGGGTTAACTTCGATGCACCACAGTACCTAATTGGTGAGTTCGTCGATGTAGTCATTAC